CTCGAGCGTGCGATCCAGCGTCGTCTCGTCCGCCGGGAACGCCTCGCCGGTCGGATCCGAAAGCAGCGTCCGGACCCAGTCGGTCGACAGCATCGGGTGCGCGGCGAGCGCGACGGTCGTCTCGCTCCCGTCGGTGTGCTGGGTCAGCACGCCGACGTCGACCAGGCGCGGGACGTGGGCGTGGACGAGCGAGACGTGGATCCGCTCGCAGTGGTTGTCGGGAACGATCGGACAGCCGCGTTCCGTGGCCGCGACTTCGGTCGCGAGTTCGGGGACCGGCATCGAGGACGATATCGACGTCGATGTCGCAGACGTCTCGGGGAGAGCGGGGAGATCGGTCTCGGTTTCGGTCTCGGTCTCGGTCGATAGCGCGTCCCCGCGGTCGAGCAGCGCGGCGAGCAGGTACCGTCGCTGCGGGGCCGCGAGGACGTCTAACGCAGTTGTCGTCCGTTCGCTGTCCGGGGGTGAACTCATTGCCCGATAGAGACAGCCTGCGGGGGAAAGAAGTGTACCAGCATGCTCTGGTATCGCTGTGCGGTATCGCTTGGTGGTACGGTCAGTCGGCCGACCCGAAGTACGCCGAGAGCAGTTTCGCCTGCGCGACCCGAAGGTGCTGGTGGAACGTCTGGCGGGCGATTCCGAGCCGTTCGGCGATCTCGGCGGCGTCGCTGTTCCGAGTCGGCCACTCGAAGTAGCCGCCGTGATAGGCCGCCTCCAGCGCCAGGCGCTGTTTCTCGGTCAGCATCGACTCGACCGTCCGCCGGAAGTCCCCGCGGGTCTCGACCGGTCGCTCGACGGTCTGTTTCGAGACGAGCCTGGTATCGGGATAGGCCGACGTGATCACGTCGACGAGTTCCCGGAGGTTCGCGTCGGGGCTCACCTGCACCGTCAGGTCTGCGACGCCGTCGCGAACGGTTTTCGACTGGAGCCGTGCGCCGTACTCCGCGAGCAGGTCGGGGATCGTCGAGCCGCGGACGACGAGCTCCCAGTAACACTCGTCGTCGCCGGCGTCGATACACCGTAGGTCCGTGATCGCGTCGTCGTCGCGTGCGATCTCGCGGACGCGTTCGGTGTCGGCGTTCGCCGTCGTGAGGTAGTAGACGAACGCCCGGTCGGTCAGCGGCAGCACGTGGTCGATCGACAGCTCACACGAGAGGTCGTCCGAGAGCCGGATACAGGCGTCGCCCCGGTCGCTCGACTCGAACTCGAGTTCGACGGCGGTATCCCTGTAGAGGAGCCGCCGGACCGTCATCGCGTTGATCGCGTGCCCGATCGTGCCGCCGAACTCCCGTAACACCTCCCGCTCCCGATCGGCGAAGGCCGATGGCTCGTCGGCGGCGATGACGAGCGCGCCGAGGGGGCGGTCGCTCGCGACGATTGGCACGACGGCGACCGCGCCGTAGTCGTGCTCGCGGGCGTGGGTCCGCCACGCTTCGACCGACTGCTCGTCGAGGTGGCGGTATCGCTGGACGGCCCGCGTGTCGAACGGCGAGGCACCATCCGCGACTGGGGGCGGATCGATGAACGTCGAGAGGAGTTCTTCGGTGTGCTCGTCCGCCGCGTCGATTCCCGCCCACGTCTCCGGCTCCCACGAGTAGCCGGGACTCGTCGCGGGGGCATCGGCTCGCCCGATGGCCGCGAATCGGTACGCGTCGGCGGCCGCGAACTCCTCGACGACCGCCGTCTCGATCTCGTCTCTGGTTTCGGCCGCGACCATCGTCTCGTCGATCGTCCGGACGATCGCGTTGAGGCGCTCGAGGCGCTCGAGTTCCCGCTCGCGGGCTTTGCGGTCGGTGATGTTGCGGCCGACGCCGGTAAACCCCAACACCTCGCCGTCGCCGTCGGTGATCCTGGCGCTGTTGAACTCGTAGGGGATTCGGGCCCCGTCGTTGGTGAGAATGCGTCCCTCAGCCGTCACACGCTCGCCTTCCTCGAGGATCCGCTCGATCGCGTCGCGGATGTGGTCCCGGTCCTCCGGCGCGATGAACGTGAGCGGGTGCATGCCGGCGAGTTCGTCCGGGTCGTAGCCGGTCACCTGCTGGAACTGGGCGTTCCACTCGATCAGATTTCCCTCGGCGTCGTACGCGTAGAGGATGTCCGGTTGCGCCGCGAGGATGCTCTCGGTGAGCGCCTTCTCCGTCCGCAACTCCCGTTCGCGCTCGTAGGCCTCGGTGCGATCGTTGACGAACCAGGCGTACCCGACTACTTCGTCGTCTTCGTGGATCGGGGCGAGGACTTCGCGGGCCCAGAACCGCTCGCCGTCGCTCTGGAGGCGCCACCCCTCGGTCTCCGCCTTCCCGACGGATCGCGCTCGCTCGAGGATGCGTTCCGGACGATCGGCGTCGCGATCGTCCGCCGGGAAGAGTGTCCGGTAGTGCGTTCCGACGATCTCGTCCGTGTCGTAGCCCGTGAGGTGTCGAGCCCCCTCGTTCCAGATGGCAACGCGGCCCTCGTCGTCGAACAGGGCGACGGCGTGGTCGCTGACGAGGTCGCTCAGATCGCGGACTCCGAGGTTGAAGTCGACCGACTGATCCCCTGTATCAGTCGCGCGACCCGTTTCGTCCGAGCCGTTCGTACAGTTCGACGGATGATCGTTCATTGATCAGCCAGTAAGGTTGATGGAATGTTAGCACGCAACATCAGAAAAACCACTGGTGGCTCTCGCCACGGGTTTTTGACCGAAGGCCGAAATCAACAATAGTGTCCAAATATCAAAGGTTGTAATCCAATATCTGTGAATAGGGAACGATATTGGTATAAATAGCAAAGTCTGGTAAATAGTTGACAAAGGACCGGTCGAGAGGATGACTGGAGAAGTGACCAGGTCGGAGACCGAGTACCCAGACTACTCGCAGACGGCAAGTGCTACGTGGCGAAATTTGATACGGTGAGGAGGGGGCGGACAGTGGTCACCGTCAGGGCATCTGCCGTCCGCGTTGCACGACCGATCATTCGCCTTGAGAGACGCGAGTGATTCGTCACTTGATCGGCAGCGAGTACTTTCGATCTGGCACGGAGTTCATCGGCCGGCAGATAACGTTTCGACCTGTGATGGCTACACCGTCGCCGAGTTGCCGTACACGATACTGTTATCGAAGTCAACAGCGATTGGTGTTGCGTAATGGCTACGGTATCTGACGGCCCTCTCTTGATTGGGTTCGAGTGACCTGTTCGACTACGACGAGCGAAACTACACCGAAATAGGCACCCCCAGTCTCAGAAATATGAGGTGGTTGAAATATTCTACCTATTCGACAATATTTTAGTGCAACAAGTAAAAATAACTCCAGATGGAAGCGATTGATAACATACTGTTGTATGGGATATCTATGATACTATTCTCTATATTTTCTCTCCAATATGATTTGGTCTTCCATAGTATCGGCGTGAGTATAGGAACTCTATGAATGCTGATTTGTACGATATCAACACTAATTAAAACAGCTATGTCCGTGGGGTTGCCAAGATAAAGAGTTTTTCTGCCATTACTGTGTAACTATATACTATATTTGAATATAGGGGTAGAATGTCTGGACGGTAGCCCGCTCATACAACTACTTAGTACGAGAACTGCGAGTCAAGAGACCGACTTACGTCCGGATCAAGCCGAAAGCGCAGACTATTCGTCTCCCCGGCACCGACGCTCGCCCGTGATCGCCATCGTCGAGAGCCGGGCCGACCGCGCCTCTGAGCACGTCTGCGACCGCCTCCGCGAGCGCGCCGACTGGGACGAACGGACCGACGACACCAGGCCGGCGGCCGAGGGCGGCGGCACCTACTACCGAATCGAGGACGCCGAACTCCGCTCGTTCGACGACCTCCACATCGACCTCGAGCGGCCGGCCGCGGCCTTCGACTGCGACCCCGACCTGCTCGTCTTCGCCTCGCGGCACTCGGGCGACACCGGCCCGCTGCTGACGGGCCACTTCACGGGGAACTTCGGGCCCGCCGAGTTCGGCGGCGAGCCCGACGCGCTGGCCGAGGCCGCGCCGAACGCCCTGGTTCGGCTGTTCGCGGCCTTCGAGGAGTACGCACCCGAGAAATACGACGTCGGGATGGAGTGTACCCACCACGGCCCGACCGACGTGGGCTGTCCGTCGCTGTTCGCCGAACTCGGCAGCGACGACGAGCAGTGGGACGACCCCGCCGGGGCCGGGGCAGTCGCCCGCGCGATTCTGGACCTGCGGGATGTCGACCCCCACCGCGAGCGACAGCTCGTCGGCTTCGGCGGCAACCACTACGCCCCGCGGTTCGAGCGGGTCGTCCGCGAGACCGAGTGGGCGGTCGGCCACATGGCGGCCGACTGGGCGCTCGAAGCCATGGACCATCCGACGGCCCACCGCGAGGTCCTCGAACGGGCCTTCGAGGCCAGCGACGCCGAGATCGCGCTGCTCGACGGCGAGTGGCCGGTGCTCGAGGAGACGCTCGACGACCTCGACGTCGACTGCCGGATCGTGGGCGAGACCTGGCTGCGCGAGGTCGACGACCGCCCGCTCGATCTAGTCGACGCGGTCGAGGCCGACCTCGGGGCCGTCGCGGACGGGATCCGCTTCGGCGACCGAGTCGCGGACCCGGACTCGTTTACCGTCGTCGACCTGCCGGCGGACCTCGTCGACACCGCGGAGGGGATCGATCCCGACCGCGTTCGGGCGATCGTCGAGGCCCACGCCGTCGCCTTCGAGACCGAAAACGGCGGGAGCCGCGTCGGCGCGCGCCTGGCGGTCCCCGATGCCGGTACTGACACCGACTCCGATGCCGACGTCGACGCTCCCGCGGACGACTCGACGGCTCCCCGTCCCCGTCGGGAGATTATCGAGCGCCTGGCCGACGTTCTCGCGGAGAAGTTCGACGCGGTTCGGGTCGAAGACGACGCGGTCGTCGCCGAGGAGACGGCCTTCGATCCGAGCCTGGCTCGCGAGGCCGGCGTCCCGGAAGGGCCGAAGTTCGGCGCGCTCGCCGACGGCGAGCCCGTCACCGTCGACGGGGAAACGGTCAGTCCCGAGAGAGTTCGGTCCGAACGAACGCGCCGATTTCCGTTCCGATCGGACCGCTAACCGACAGTAATAACCTTATACTCGGTCCTTTCAGGCGAATTCGTCCCTACGGCCGACCGACACGTAAGAATTTATTAACGTGTCAGACAGGTGGCTGACGTGTAGGGGAAAGGTAATTATGCTCCATCTTTTAGACAGGGCCAAGAATGGACTCCATCATCGACGATGCAATCGACGAGGCCGAAGACGGGGAGCCCGCGGAGGCCCCCGCCGACGCCGCGCCTCAGGACGGACAGTCCGCCGGCGACGGGTCGAGCGGCCGACAGACGGGTACGATGACCGACGAGGAACTCGAAGACGTTCTCCAGGACCTCCAGACCGACATCACGGTCGTCGGCTGCGGCGGTGCCGGCGGCAACACCATCAACCGAATGCACGAGGAGGGAATCCACGGCGCGAAACTGGTTGCCGCCAACACCGACGTGCAACACCTCGTGGAGATCGAGGCCGACACCAAGATCCTGATGGGCGAAGAGAAGACCGGCGGCCGCGGCGCCGGCTCCCTGCCGCAGGTCGGCGAGGAGGCCGCCCTCGAGAGCCAGCAGGATATCTACGACGCCATCGACGGCTCCGACATGGTCTTCGTCACGGCCGGACTCGGCGGCGGCACCGGCACCGGCTCCGCACCGGTCGTCGCCAAGGCCGCTCGCGAGGCCGGCGCGCTGACGATTTCGATCGTCACGACGCCGTTCACCGCCGAGGGCGAGGTCCGCCGGACCAACGCCGAGGCCGGCCTCGAGCGCCTGCGCGACGTTTCCGACACCGTCATCGTCGTTCCCAACGACCGCCTGCTCGACTCCGTCGGCAAACTGCCCGTCCGCCAGGCGTTCAAGGTCTCCGACGAGGTGCTGATGCGCTCGGTCAAGGGTATCACGGAACTCATCACGAAGCCGGGCCTCGTCAACCTGGACTTCGCCGACGTCCGCACCGTCATGGAACGGGGCGGCGTCGCCATGATCGGCCTCGGCGAAGCCGACTCCGAGGCCAAGGCCGAAGACTCGGTCAAGACCGCGCTGCGGTCGCCGCTACTGGACGTCGACATTTCGGGCGCGAGCTCCGCGCTCGTCAACGTCACCGGCGGCAACGACATGGCCATCGAGGAGGCCGAGGGCGTCGTCGAGGAGATCTACGACCGAATCGACCCCGACGCCCGCATCATCTGGGGGACCTCGATCGACGAGAGCCTCGAGGGCAGCATGCGGACGATGATCGTCGTCACCGGCGTCGAATCGCCGCAGATCTACGGCCGCCCCGACGAGGAGACCGTCCAGCCGGAGATGCCCGGCCAGGCGGGGGGCGACGACATCGACTTCGTCGACTGATTGCCGCGATCGAACGCCGCGACGGCGATCGACGCGTTACTCGTCGATACCGACTTCAAGCCTCAGGAGTCCATTTTCCATCGATCGGCGCAGTTCACTCTTGTGGCCGACCGGAATCGGAGTTAGAATCGTAACTGGAGCCACTCCGAACCAGGCGCAGCCACCGCTCGTCTCGTTGCGACGTCGCTCTCGCGGGTCGCGTATCGCGTCCCGTGTGACGCGTAGGCCGCGCGCCACTGCAGAAACCGATCCGGTTCGCTCGCGGTGATCGAGCGGTCGCGATCGACGTCGATCAGTCGTCGGCGGTCGCCGCGCCCGACCCGCCGTCGCTGGCGCGTTCGAGGTCGCCCTCGATGCTTGGCGGGTACTTCCCGCGGTCGAGCGTGAGGTCGGACTGCGGACGCGCCATACAGGTCAGCGCGTAGTTCTCGGCCTCTTCCTCGGTGAGTCCCCGCGCGGCGGGTTGGGTAACCTCGCCCTCGACGATCTCGGCGGAGCAGGCCAGGCACATCCCGACTCGGCAGGAGTACTCCTGAGCGATCCCCTCCTCGAGACATCGGCTGAGGATCGTCTCCTTGTCGGTGCAGGTGATCGTCTCACCCGTTCCGACGAACTCGATAGTGTACTCAGTCATACGGCCCGGTACGAAAGACCTCACTAAAACTCTTTATCTCAACGCGGAAACCCAAGCGCGCGGTTTTCGGGGCCGGCGTCGGGACTCGAGTCCCGACGCGTCGGATGGGACCGAGAGCTGATTCTGTTCCCGATAGTCCGACACAGCGACCATAAAACGTTTTCTTACCGCGGTGTCCACAACTTGGGTATGAGTACGCAGGAGCAGTCGGCCGCCGCCACGACGACACGGACCCAGTCGCCGGACGCCGTCGTCGTCGGCGCCGGAACTGCAGGGTGCTACGCCGCAGCGACCATCGCGCGGGAGGGGTACGACGTCGTCATCCTCGAACGCAAGTCCGAGGAGGAAGCGGGCCACATCGCCTGCGGCGACGCACTGAAGGGCGCGAGCGCGTTCCCCGAATCGATTCCCAAATCGCAGATCGAGCCCGCCTTCACGAACACGGCCGTCGACCACGGGCGCTTCGAGATCCCCCAGGAGGACACCGTCCTCGAGATCCCCGTCCCCGGCGAACTGGCCGTCATCGACCGCTGGGAGTACGGCCGCCGGATCATCGAAGGGGCCGACGAAGCGGGGGTTGACCTCCACTACAATACCGTCGTCCAGAACGTCGTCCAGGCCGACGACGGCCGCGTCACGGGGGTCGAAGCGATTCGCGAGGGCGAATCCCTCGAGTACGAAGCCGACATCGTCATCGACGCCGCGGGCTCGCTGTCCGTGTTGCAGGACAACGTCGACTTCTCGGAGTCGACCTTCGACACGAACGTCAACTACAGCCACTTTTGTTCGGCCTACCGCGAGATCGTCCACGTCGAAGAGCCCGTCGAGTGGGACGACGCGCTGGTCTTCAAGCCGACCGAGCGGGCCGCGGGCTACCTCTGGTACTTCCCGCGCACGGAAACGGAGATCAACGCCGGGCTGGGCTTCCAGATGACCGAGGAGCCGATGAAGCTCGTCGACGACCTCAAGCGCGACCTCGAGAACCGCACCGAATTCCGGAACGCGGAGGTCGAGGACAAGCTCGGCGCCGCCCTCCCGACGCGACGGCCCTACGACTCCGCCGTCCACCCCGGCTACATGGCCGTCGGCGACGCCGCCGGTCACGTCAACCCCACGACGGGCGGGGGCATCGCCGGCGCTGCCTACGCCGGTAAGTACGCCGCCGACCAGGCCATCGAGGCGCTCGAGACCGACGACTACGGCGAGGACATGCTCTGGAAGTACAACGAGCGCGTAATGGACCACTTCGGCGCGCGCTACGCCGCCTTAGACGTCTACAACATCCTCTCGACGGCCGTCGACGTCGACGACCTGATGGGACTGCTCGCGGCGATGCCTGGCGAGAAACTCGCCGAGGCCCTCTACTCGGGCAGCACGGATATCGGGCTCAAGCTCAAACTCGAGGCGCTGCTCAAGAGCCGCGGCCACTGGGGCACGATCTGGAACCTCTACAAGACCAAGCGCCGGGCAGACGAGCTGCTCGCCCACTACGAGAAGTATCCGACGAGCCCCGAGGGACTCTCGGGCTGGCAGGATCGGCGCGACGAGCTGATGGACGCGGTCTACGAGACGACCGGGGCCGACCCCAAGTACTAACAGCGGAATTTCACGCTGCGGTCCGGTTCGCTCGCGACGGGAATGCCGTCACGAGCGAACTATCCTTCGGTGAAGTTTCGATCAAAAGCCTCCTCCTTCCCGTTCGGCGTCGCGAAGCGACGTCTTCAGGTCAATCGTCGGCCCGCTCGCTCACTACGTTCGCTCGCGGTCAGTACCGGTGACGGCCTGCCCTCCCCCGCTGAGCGGACGCTTGCGTCCGCGATGCACGGAAGAGCTTGCTCTTCCGGTGGGTCGCGGACTCCTCAGAGCGCTCGGTGCCCGCTTCCGGCCGATAATCGATCGAGACGTTCGGATCGGTCGGACACTGGAGACGAGGCATCCGACTCAGGGGCGCTCGCGACCGATCCGCTCGATCGCACCCGCCAGCACGTCGATCCCGTGGCCGATGCTCGCCTCGTCGATGTCGAAGGTCGCCGTGTGGTGGCCGCCGGGGTGGTCGGTGCCGACGCCGACGTAGCAGGCGTTCCCGCCGTTTTCCTGAACCGCTCGCATCAGGAAGGTCGCGTCCTCGCTGCCGCCGAGTTCGTCCCGTTCGAGGACACGCTCGACGCCAGGCGTCTCGCCCGCGACGTCGGCGACGATCGAGACGAGTGCTTCGTCGCTCGTCGCGCTCGGCGCTTCGGCGCCGGGCTCGACGTCGACCTCGCAGTCGTGCATCTCGGCGGCGCTCCGGAGGACCCGCCGGGTCCGGCGTTTCATATACTCCATGAGGTCGGTCGTTTTGCCGCGGACTTCGGCGACGAGCCTGGCCTCGTCCGGAATGACGTTGGCGGCGCTGCCGCCTTCCACGACGCCCGCGTTGACCCGGGTCGCGCCGTCGTTGTGCCGGGGGATGCCGTAGAGGTTCTGGACGGCCGTCGCCATCGCCTGGACGGCGTTGCGACCCTGTTCGGGGTGGCCGCCCGCGTGGGCGGACTCGCCCGCGAACTCGGCTTCGAGGTGCGAGACCGCGAGGAAGCCGTCGATGCCGGCGACGATCTCGCCGGTCGGGTGGTCGAGGCCGATGTGGACCGCAAGCAGGGAGTCGACGTCCCGAATGTGCTCGCTCTCGGCCATCGACTTGGCGCCGCCGACGACCTCCTCGGCGGGCTGGAAGAACACCTTCAACGTGCCCGAGAAGTCGCTCTCGGCGATCCGCTCGAGCACGCTGACGCCGATGGTAGCGTGGGCGTCGTGGCCGCAGGCGTGCATCGCGCCCTCGCGTTCGGAGCGAAACCCCGCCGCGGCGGGCCGGTGGTCCGGGTCGTCGGACTCCGTTCGGGGGAGAGCGTCGATGTCGACGCGCAGGCCGACGGTCGGTCCCTCGCCGCGCTCGAGGACGGCGACCGCACCCGTGTAGCCGCCCTCGAGTCGCTCGAGGAGGTCGTCGTCGACGCCCGCGGTACGGGCCTGCTCGTACCAGTGGGTGAGTTCCGCGTCACCGGGCAGGGCCATCCGGTGCTCGCCCGCGAGGGCGTCCGGTCCGACGTGCAGTTCGGCGAGTTCGTCGCCGAGTCGCGACTCGAGTTCGTCGACGATCCGGGCGGTGGTGTAGAACTCGCGCCAGGCGGGTTCGGGAGTGCGGTGCAGGTCGCGGCGCAGCGAGACGAGATCGTCCGCGGTCATACCTCGACCTCGACGGGAACGGTGAAAAATACTAGTGAGAGGTCAGTTTCCGCGACCCGCGCCGTGGATCTGCTCGACCTCGGCCTCGATGTGGACCGAGTCCGGGAAGTCCTGCGAGGCGATGTTTCGCGCGAGGTTGTCGTGGCCGTGAATCTCGAGTTCGCGGGTGAAAACCGTGTAGTCCCACGAGGAGAACTGCCGATCGTCGTCGGCGTGGAGTCGGCAGTGCTGGGGGACCGAGAGCTTCTCCGGCGGA
This window of the Natrinema salifodinae genome carries:
- a CDS encoding bacterio-opsin activator domain-containing protein, whose protein sequence is MNDHPSNCTNGSDETGRATDTGDQSVDFNLGVRDLSDLVSDHAVALFDDEGRVAIWNEGARHLTGYDTDEIVGTHYRTLFPADDRDADRPERILERARSVGKAETEGWRLQSDGERFWAREVLAPIHEDDEVVGYAWFVNDRTEAYERERELRTEKALTESILAAQPDILYAYDAEGNLIEWNAQFQQVTGYDPDELAGMHPLTFIAPEDRDHIRDAIERILEEGERVTAEGRILTNDGARIPYEFNSARITDGDGEVLGFTGVGRNITDRKARERELERLERLNAIVRTIDETMVAAETRDEIETAVVEEFAAADAYRFAAIGRADAPATSPGYSWEPETWAGIDAADEHTEELLSTFIDPPPVADGASPFDTRAVQRYRHLDEQSVEAWRTHAREHDYGAVAVVPIVASDRPLGALVIAADEPSAFADREREVLREFGGTIGHAINAMTVRRLLYRDTAVELEFESSDRGDACIRLSDDLSCELSIDHVLPLTDRAFVYYLTTANADTERVREIARDDDAITDLRCIDAGDDECYWELVVRGSTIPDLLAEYGARLQSKTVRDGVADLTVQVSPDANLRELVDVITSAYPDTRLVSKQTVERPVETRGDFRRTVESMLTEKQRLALEAAYHGGYFEWPTRNSDAAEIAERLGIARQTFHQHLRVAQAKLLSAYFGSAD
- a CDS encoding D-aminoacyl-tRNA deacylase, encoding MIAIVESRADRASEHVCDRLRERADWDERTDDTRPAAEGGGTYYRIEDAELRSFDDLHIDLERPAAAFDCDPDLLVFASRHSGDTGPLLTGHFTGNFGPAEFGGEPDALAEAAPNALVRLFAAFEEYAPEKYDVGMECTHHGPTDVGCPSLFAELGSDDEQWDDPAGAGAVARAILDLRDVDPHRERQLVGFGGNHYAPRFERVVRETEWAVGHMAADWALEAMDHPTAHREVLERAFEASDAEIALLDGEWPVLEETLDDLDVDCRIVGETWLREVDDRPLDLVDAVEADLGAVADGIRFGDRVADPDSFTVVDLPADLVDTAEGIDPDRVRAIVEAHAVAFETENGGSRVGARLAVPDAGTDTDSDADVDAPADDSTAPRPRREIIERLADVLAEKFDAVRVEDDAVVAEETAFDPSLAREAGVPEGPKFGALADGEPVTVDGETVSPERVRSERTRRFPFRSDR
- the ftsZ gene encoding cell division protein FtsZ; translation: MDSIIDDAIDEAEDGEPAEAPADAAPQDGQSAGDGSSGRQTGTMTDEELEDVLQDLQTDITVVGCGGAGGNTINRMHEEGIHGAKLVAANTDVQHLVEIEADTKILMGEEKTGGRGAGSLPQVGEEAALESQQDIYDAIDGSDMVFVTAGLGGGTGTGSAPVVAKAAREAGALTISIVTTPFTAEGEVRRTNAEAGLERLRDVSDTVIVVPNDRLLDSVGKLPVRQAFKVSDEVLMRSVKGITELITKPGLVNLDFADVRTVMERGGVAMIGLGEADSEAKAEDSVKTALRSPLLDVDISGASSALVNVTGGNDMAIEEAEGVVEEIYDRIDPDARIIWGTSIDESLEGSMRTMIVVTGVESPQIYGRPDEETVQPEMPGQAGGDDIDFVD
- a CDS encoding 2Fe-2S iron-sulfur cluster-binding protein: MTEYTIEFVGTGETITCTDKETILSRCLEEGIAQEYSCRVGMCLACSAEIVEGEVTQPAARGLTEEEAENYALTCMARPQSDLTLDRGKYPPSIEGDLERASDGGSGAATADD
- a CDS encoding geranylgeranyl reductase family protein; translation: MSTQEQSAAATTTRTQSPDAVVVGAGTAGCYAAATIAREGYDVVILERKSEEEAGHIACGDALKGASAFPESIPKSQIEPAFTNTAVDHGRFEIPQEDTVLEIPVPGELAVIDRWEYGRRIIEGADEAGVDLHYNTVVQNVVQADDGRVTGVEAIREGESLEYEADIVIDAAGSLSVLQDNVDFSESTFDTNVNYSHFCSAYREIVHVEEPVEWDDALVFKPTERAAGYLWYFPRTETEINAGLGFQMTEEPMKLVDDLKRDLENRTEFRNAEVEDKLGAALPTRRPYDSAVHPGYMAVGDAAGHVNPTTGGGIAGAAYAGKYAADQAIEALETDDYGEDMLWKYNERVMDHFGARYAALDVYNILSTAVDVDDLMGLLAAMPGEKLAEALYSGSTDIGLKLKLEALLKSRGHWGTIWNLYKTKRRADELLAHYEKYPTSPEGLSGWQDRRDELMDAVYETTGADPKY
- a CDS encoding amidohydrolase gives rise to the protein MTADDLVSLRRDLHRTPEPAWREFYTTARIVDELESRLGDELAELHVGPDALAGEHRMALPGDAELTHWYEQARTAGVDDDLLERLEGGYTGAVAVLERGEGPTVGLRVDIDALPRTESDDPDHRPAAAGFRSEREGAMHACGHDAHATIGVSVLERIAESDFSGTLKVFFQPAEEVVGGAKSMAESEHIRDVDSLLAVHIGLDHPTGEIVAGIDGFLAVSHLEAEFAGESAHAGGHPEQGRNAVQAMATAVQNLYGIPRHNDGATRVNAGVVEGGSAANVIPDEARLVAEVRGKTTDLMEYMKRRTRRVLRSAAEMHDCEVDVEPGAEAPSATSDEALVSIVADVAGETPGVERVLERDELGGSEDATFLMRAVQENGGNACYVGVGTDHPGGHHTATFDIDEASIGHGIDVLAGAIERIGRERP
- a CDS encoding uS10/mL48 family ribosomal protein; translated protein: MTFVTRLTLQSGDRAALDGIVEDIKATAERKGAALKGPHSHPPEKLSVPQHCRLHADDDRQFSSWDYTVFTRELEIHGHDNLARNIASQDFPDSVHIEAEVEQIHGAGRGN